In Pseudomonas oryzicola, one DNA window encodes the following:
- a CDS encoding methylenetetrahydrofolate reductase C-terminal domain-containing protein yields the protein MSLLKTALRENTFVCVMEFVPKPSTERFAAMDAILARAHLCGWPMTVAIGDRVGSPLDMSPLDALASFSNPVPALPHFSGKDRERHHLLAQLQRMDAAGLDQLLLLTGDRLPGHQPGQRPVRYLESVAALQIARQACPHWLLGAALNPFKYCEEEGGAQYFKAEKKLAAGADFFTLQLGFDAGKHQEAMHWMSRQATPRPMLACLMSLTHGRAAMLDHVAGVTVTPSMRDLLEAEAGQSKAFAQARSIDRLALQIIGVKLMGYAGVHLSGIHELKQLLALEARVEHWQAHIQTLEQWAPAWQACWQMPGLPAVSFHPPQAGWRQGESRVDASFAEKAHYHLMHGMHALLFSRRNGLSKAFGWAVRHPVWATRLGAQLLHTVERAVKRPLVGCDTCGRCRLEDTLYICPETCPKGLANGPCGGTALNRCEFGDRECIHSVKYRTAKAVRQTAVLSERLIPCIEAGTRHRSSWPQWFQAQTPRQLSPQPAPRTQPES from the coding sequence ATGAGCCTGCTGAAAACCGCGCTGCGCGAAAACACCTTCGTCTGCGTCATGGAGTTCGTCCCCAAGCCCTCCACAGAACGCTTCGCCGCCATGGACGCGATCCTGGCCCGCGCGCATCTGTGCGGCTGGCCAATGACCGTGGCCATCGGCGACCGCGTCGGCAGCCCGCTGGACATGTCACCGCTGGACGCTCTCGCCTCCTTCAGCAACCCGGTACCGGCCCTGCCGCATTTCTCCGGCAAGGACCGTGAACGTCATCACCTGCTCGCCCAACTGCAACGCATGGATGCAGCCGGCCTCGACCAGCTGCTGCTGTTGACCGGCGACCGCCTGCCCGGCCATCAGCCTGGGCAACGCCCGGTGCGCTACCTGGAGTCGGTCGCCGCCCTCCAGATTGCCCGCCAGGCCTGCCCGCACTGGCTGCTCGGCGCAGCCCTCAACCCGTTCAAGTACTGCGAGGAGGAAGGCGGCGCCCAGTACTTCAAGGCCGAGAAAAAGCTGGCGGCCGGCGCCGATTTTTTCACCCTGCAACTGGGCTTCGATGCCGGCAAACACCAGGAAGCCATGCACTGGATGAGTCGCCAGGCCACACCGAGGCCGATGCTGGCCTGCCTCATGAGCCTTACCCATGGGCGGGCGGCGATGCTCGACCATGTCGCCGGGGTGACCGTCACGCCGTCCATGCGCGACCTGCTCGAAGCTGAAGCAGGCCAGTCCAAGGCCTTTGCCCAGGCACGCAGCATTGACCGCCTGGCCTTGCAGATCATCGGTGTCAAGCTGATGGGCTATGCCGGTGTGCACCTGTCAGGTATCCACGAACTGAAGCAGTTGCTCGCGCTGGAAGCACGCGTCGAGCACTGGCAAGCGCACATCCAGACGCTGGAACAATGGGCACCGGCCTGGCAAGCCTGTTGGCAGATGCCTGGCCTGCCGGCGGTGAGTTTCCACCCGCCACAGGCAGGCTGGCGCCAGGGCGAATCACGGGTCGATGCCTCGTTCGCGGAAAAGGCGCACTATCACTTGATGCATGGCATGCATGCGCTGCTGTTCAGCCGCCGCAACGGCCTGAGCAAGGCATTTGGCTGGGCCGTGCGTCACCCGGTGTGGGCCACGCGCCTTGGCGCGCAGTTGCTGCACACGGTGGAACGCGCGGTGAAGCGTCCGCTGGTAGGCTGTGACACCTGCGGCCGTTGCCGCCTGGAAGACACCTTGTACATCTGCCCGGAAACCTGCCCCAAGGGCCTGGCCAACGGCCCATGCGGCGGTACCGCGCTGAACCGCTGCGAGTTCGGCGATCGCGAGTGCATACACAGCGTCAAGTACCGCACGGCCAAAGCGGTACGGCAGACGGCGGTGCTGAGCGAGCGCCTGATCCCGTGCATCGAGGCCGGGACACGCCATCGCAGCTCATGGCCGCAATGGTTTCAGGCGCAGACGCCGCGCCAGCTCAGTCCGCAGCCAGCGCCTCGAACCCAGCCCGAATCGTAG
- the mscL gene encoding large-conductance mechanosensitive channel protein MscL produces MGMISEFKAFAVKGNVVDMAVGIIIGAAFGKIVSSFVGDVVMPPLGLLIGGVDFSDLAVTLKAAEGDAPAVVLAYGKFIQTVIDFLIVAFAIFMGVKAINRLKREEAVAPTAPPVPSAEETLLTEIRDLLKAQNQNRLP; encoded by the coding sequence ATGGGCATGATCAGTGAGTTCAAGGCCTTCGCGGTCAAAGGCAATGTCGTCGACATGGCGGTCGGTATCATCATCGGCGCAGCCTTCGGCAAGATCGTCTCGTCCTTCGTTGGTGACGTGGTCATGCCGCCACTGGGCCTGTTGATCGGTGGTGTCGACTTCAGCGACCTGGCCGTTACCCTGAAGGCCGCCGAAGGTGATGCACCGGCTGTGGTACTGGCCTATGGCAAGTTCATCCAGACCGTGATCGACTTCCTGATTGTGGCGTTTGCCATCTTCATGGGGGTGAAGGCAATCAACCGGCTCAAGCGTGAAGAGGCCGTGGCGCCGACTGCACCACCCGTGCCGAGTGCCGAAGAGACCCTGTTGACCGAAATTCGCGATTTGCTCAAGGCGCAGAACCAGAACCGCCTGCCTTGA
- the radA gene encoding DNA repair protein RadA translates to MAKAKRLYGCTECGATFPKWAGQCGECGAWNTLVETMIESGAAAAPGNGRTGWAGQQAQIKTLAEVSVEEIPRFTTSSTELDRVLGGGLVDGSVVLIGGDPGIGKSTILLQTLCNIAVGMPALYVTGEESQQQVAMRSRRLGLPQDQLKVMTETCIETIIATARQEKPRVMVIDSIQTIFTEQLQSAPGGVAQVRESTALLVRYAKQSGTAIFLVGHVTKEGSLAGPRVLEHMVDTVLYFEGESDGRLRLLRAVKNRFGAVNELGVFGMTDRGLKEVSNPSAIFLNRAQEEVPGSVVMATWEGTRPMLVEVQALVDDSHLANPRRVTLGLDQNRLAMLLAVLHRHGGIPTHDQDVFLNVVGGVKVLETASDLALLAAVMSSLRNRPLAHGLLVFGEIGLSGEVRPVPSGQERLKEAAKHGFKRAIVPKGNAPKEAPAGLQVIAVTRLEQALDALFE, encoded by the coding sequence ATGGCCAAGGCCAAGCGCTTGTATGGCTGCACCGAATGCGGTGCCACCTTTCCCAAATGGGCCGGCCAGTGTGGCGAATGCGGGGCCTGGAACACCCTGGTCGAAACCATGATCGAAAGCGGCGCTGCCGCCGCGCCCGGCAACGGCCGCACCGGCTGGGCCGGGCAGCAGGCGCAGATCAAGACCCTGGCCGAAGTCAGCGTCGAGGAAATCCCGCGTTTCACCACCAGCAGCACTGAACTGGACCGCGTGCTGGGCGGGGGCCTGGTGGATGGCTCGGTGGTGCTGATCGGTGGTGACCCCGGTATCGGCAAGTCGACCATCCTGCTGCAGACCTTGTGCAACATCGCCGTCGGCATGCCGGCCCTCTACGTTACCGGTGAGGAATCGCAGCAGCAGGTAGCCATGCGCTCGCGGCGCCTGGGCCTGCCGCAGGACCAGCTCAAGGTGATGACCGAAACCTGCATCGAAACCATCATCGCCACGGCGCGCCAGGAAAAGCCGCGGGTGATGGTCATCGACTCGATCCAGACCATTTTCACCGAGCAGCTGCAATCGGCACCTGGCGGCGTGGCCCAGGTGCGCGAGAGTACGGCGTTGCTGGTGCGTTATGCCAAGCAGAGTGGTACGGCGATCTTCCTGGTGGGCCACGTGACCAAGGAAGGCTCGCTGGCCGGCCCGCGCGTTCTTGAGCACATGGTCGACACCGTACTGTATTTCGAAGGCGAGTCCGATGGCCGCCTGCGCCTGCTGAGGGCCGTGAAGAACCGCTTCGGCGCAGTCAACGAACTGGGCGTGTTCGGCATGACCGACCGCGGCCTGAAAGAAGTATCCAACCCGTCGGCGATCTTCCTCAACCGCGCCCAGGAAGAAGTGCCGGGTAGCGTGGTGATGGCGACCTGGGAGGGCACCCGGCCGATGCTGGTGGAAGTACAGGCGCTGGTTGACGACAGCCACCTGGCCAACCCGCGTCGGGTAACCCTGGGCCTGGACCAGAACCGCCTGGCCATGTTGCTGGCGGTGCTGCACCGGCATGGCGGCATTCCAACCCATGACCAGGACGTGTTCCTCAACGTGGTGGGCGGGGTGAAGGTACTGGAAACCGCTTCGGACCTGGCATTGCTGGCGGCGGTGATGTCGAGCCTGCGCAACCGGCCACTGGCCCATGGCTTGCTGGTGTTTGGCGAGATCGGCCTGTCGGGCGAGGTACGGCCGGTGCCCAGTGGCCAGGAGCGCTTGAAGGAAGCGGCCAAGCATGGCTTCAAGCGGGCCATCGTTCCCAAAGGCAACGCGCCGAAAGAGGCCCCGGCGGGGCTGCAGGTGATCGCCGTTACCCGGCTGGAGCAGGCACTGGATGCACTGTTCGAGTAA
- a CDS encoding carbon starvation CstA family protein encodes MNNNNSLLRHIPWLALAVIGACALGVVALRRGEAINALWIVVAAVAIYLVAYRYYSLFIATKVMQLDPRRATPAVLNNDGLDYVPTNKHILFGHHFAAIAGAGPLVGPVLAAQMGYLPGTLWLIAGVVLAGAVQDFMVLFLSTRRNGRSLGDMVREEMGRIPGTIALFGCFLIMIIILAVLALIVVKALAESPWGMFTVMATIPIAMFMGVYMRYIRPGRIGEISVVGVVLLLASIWLGGQIAADPVWGPAFTFTGVQITWMLVGYGFVAAVLPVWLVLAPRDYLSTFLKIGTIVGLAIGILIIAPELKMPALTQFTDGTGPVWKGTLFPFLFITIACGAVSGFHALISSGTTPKLLDNETNARYIGYGGMLMESFVAIMAMVAASVIEPGVYFAMNSPAAVVGADVASVAQTVSSWGFLITPEQLEATARDIGEHTVLARAGGAPTLAVGIAQILHQVLPGENTMAFWYHFAILFEALFILTAVDAGTRAGRFMLQDLLGSFVPALKRTESWTANLIGTAGCVALWGYLLYQGVIDPLGGINTLWPLFGISNQMLAGIALMLGTVVLIKMKRQRYVWVTLLPAVWLLICTTTAGLIKLFDPNPAVGFLALAKKYSTALEAGQVLAPAKDIGQMQHVIFNAYTNAGLTVLFLVVVFSVLFFAVKVGFAALGRKERTDKETPFQALPDA; translated from the coding sequence ATGAACAACAATAATAGCCTGCTACGCCACATTCCGTGGCTGGCGCTGGCAGTCATAGGAGCCTGCGCGCTGGGTGTGGTTGCCCTGCGTCGCGGCGAGGCGATCAATGCCTTGTGGATCGTGGTCGCGGCAGTGGCCATCTACCTGGTCGCCTATCGCTACTACAGCCTGTTCATCGCCACCAAGGTGATGCAACTCGACCCGCGCCGCGCCACCCCGGCGGTGCTCAACAATGACGGCCTGGACTACGTCCCGACCAACAAACACATTCTTTTCGGCCACCACTTCGCCGCCATCGCCGGTGCAGGCCCATTGGTCGGCCCGGTACTCGCCGCGCAGATGGGCTACCTGCCCGGCACGCTGTGGCTGATCGCCGGCGTGGTACTGGCCGGTGCGGTACAGGACTTCATGGTCCTGTTCCTGTCTACCCGCCGCAACGGCCGCTCGCTGGGTGACATGGTGCGCGAGGAGATGGGCCGCATCCCCGGCACCATCGCCCTGTTCGGCTGCTTCCTGATCATGATCATCATCCTTGCGGTGCTGGCGCTGATCGTGGTCAAGGCCCTGGCCGAAAGCCCATGGGGCATGTTCACGGTGATGGCGACCATCCCGATCGCGATGTTCATGGGCGTCTACATGCGCTACATCCGCCCGGGCCGCATCGGCGAAATCTCGGTCGTAGGCGTGGTCCTGCTGCTGGCCTCGATCTGGCTTGGGGGCCAGATTGCCGCAGATCCGGTGTGGGGCCCGGCGTTCACCTTCACTGGCGTGCAGATCACCTGGATGCTGGTGGGCTACGGCTTCGTCGCCGCAGTGCTGCCGGTATGGCTGGTGCTGGCACCGCGTGACTACCTGTCGACCTTCCTCAAGATCGGCACCATCGTCGGCCTGGCCATCGGCATCCTGATCATTGCGCCCGAGCTGAAAATGCCGGCGCTGACCCAGTTCACCGACGGTACCGGCCCGGTATGGAAGGGTACCCTGTTCCCGTTCCTGTTCATCACCATCGCCTGCGGTGCGGTGTCCGGCTTCCACGCGCTGATCTCTTCGGGGACCACGCCCAAGCTGCTGGACAACGAAACCAACGCGCGCTACATCGGCTACGGCGGCATGCTGATGGAATCGTTCGTCGCCATCATGGCCATGGTCGCCGCCTCGGTGATCGAGCCAGGCGTGTACTTTGCCATGAACAGCCCGGCCGCCGTGGTCGGTGCCGACGTGGCATCGGTGGCGCAAACGGTCAGCAGCTGGGGCTTCCTGATCACCCCGGAACAGCTCGAGGCCACGGCCCGCGACATCGGCGAGCACACCGTCCTGGCACGTGCCGGTGGTGCGCCGACGCTGGCGGTGGGCATCGCGCAGATCCTGCACCAGGTGCTGCCGGGTGAGAACACCATGGCCTTCTGGTACCACTTCGCGATCCTGTTCGAGGCGCTGTTCATCCTCACCGCGGTCGACGCCGGCACCCGCGCCGGGCGCTTCATGCTGCAGGACCTGCTGGGCAGCTTCGTGCCGGCACTCAAGCGTACCGAGTCGTGGACTGCCAACCTGATCGGCACCGCCGGCTGCGTGGCCCTGTGGGGCTATCTGCTGTACCAGGGCGTGATCGACCCGCTGGGCGGCATCAACACGCTGTGGCCGCTGTTCGGCATCTCCAACCAGATGCTGGCCGGTATCGCCCTGATGCTCGGCACCGTGGTGCTGATCAAGATGAAGCGCCAGCGCTATGTCTGGGTCACGCTGCTGCCGGCCGTGTGGCTGCTGATCTGTACCACCACTGCAGGCCTGATCAAGCTGTTCGACCCGAACCCGGCGGTGGGCTTCCTGGCCCTGGCCAAGAAGTACAGCACCGCACTGGAAGCCGGCCAGGTACTGGCCCCGGCCAAGGACATCGGGCAGATGCAGCACGTGATCTTCAACGCCTACACCAATGCCGGCCTGACTGTGTTGTTCCTGGTGGTGGTGTTCAGTGTGCTGTTCTTCGCCGTCAAGGTCGGTTTCGCCGCCCTTGGCCGCAAGGAGCGTACCGACAAGGAAACCCCGTTCCAGGCCCTGCCTGACGCTTGA
- a CDS encoding ferredoxin--NADP reductase, with amino-acid sequence MTASAEKFTRQSLLDVQPLTPNLFSLRVTRDAGFRFRSGQFARLGVTKADGSVVWRAYSMVSAPHDEHLDFFSIVVPGGEFTSELSRLEVGDTLLIDRQAFGFLTLDRFVGGRDLWLLATGTGIAPFMSILQDFEAWERFDNIKLVYSVREAKELAYVDEIAGLEQRDYLAEFAGKLQFIPVVTREQHAGALSARITTLIENGELEKAAGLELSPEHSRVMLCGNPEMVDETRKVLKARDLQLSLSKRPGQVAVEAYW; translated from the coding sequence ATGACCGCTAGCGCCGAAAAGTTCACCCGCCAGTCCCTGCTCGATGTTCAGCCGCTGACGCCGAACCTCTTCAGTCTGCGGGTCACGCGCGATGCGGGGTTTCGCTTCCGTTCCGGCCAGTTCGCCCGCCTGGGTGTGACCAAGGCTGATGGCAGTGTGGTATGGCGCGCCTATTCGATGGTCAGCGCCCCCCATGACGAGCATCTCGATTTCTTCTCCATCGTGGTACCAGGGGGCGAATTCACCAGCGAGCTGAGTCGGCTGGAGGTGGGCGATACCTTGCTGATCGACCGCCAGGCCTTCGGCTTCCTGACCCTGGACCGCTTCGTCGGTGGCCGCGATTTATGGTTGCTGGCAACCGGTACCGGCATTGCGCCGTTCATGTCGATTCTGCAGGACTTCGAGGCCTGGGAGCGTTTCGACAATATCAAGCTGGTGTACTCGGTGCGTGAAGCGAAAGAGCTGGCTTATGTGGATGAAATCGCCGGGTTGGAGCAGCGCGATTACCTGGCCGAATTTGCCGGCAAGTTGCAGTTCATTCCGGTGGTCACCCGCGAGCAGCATGCCGGGGCCTTGAGTGCGCGCATTACCACGCTGATCGAGAATGGCGAGTTGGAGAAGGCTGCGGGGCTGGAGCTGTCACCGGAACATTCGCGGGTGATGCTGTGTGGTAACCCGGAGATGGTCGACGAGACACGCAAGGTACTCAAGGCGCGGGACTTGCAGCTGAGCCTGAGCAAGCGGCCGGGGCAGGTGGCGGTGGAAGCCTACTGGTAA
- a CDS encoding YbdD/YjiX family protein translates to MFNDLGRLGKYLGQAARLMVGMPDYDNYVEHMQTKHPDKPVMTYEAFFRERQEARYGGKSGPKCC, encoded by the coding sequence ATGTTCAACGACCTGGGTCGACTGGGTAAATACCTGGGGCAGGCAGCCCGCCTGATGGTCGGCATGCCCGACTACGACAACTATGTCGAGCACATGCAGACCAAGCACCCGGACAAGCCGGTCATGACGTACGAGGCGTTCTTCCGTGAACGTCAGGAAGCGCGTTATGGTGGCAAGTCCGGGCCCAAGTGCTGTTGA
- the yjiA gene encoding GTPase: protein MQTPIPVTVLTGFLGAGKTTLLKFMLKAEHGLKIAVIENEFSEAGIDSQLLGDEPVQVMTLANGCVCCSIHGDLTRALYLLLERLDAGEIAFDRLVIECTGLADPAPVAQTFFIDEELRERYILDGIITLVDAAHAELHLTQAIAQAQVGFADRLLLSKTDLVEPAVVEALGERLARINGRAAIRVVEHGRIDLAELLDVRGFNLNPDLGTNLKPALRPLLKPATPDRISTLVLRTQTALDIDRLSDFMNELLETHGKQLLRYKGVLNIAGEARKLVFQGVLKLYGFDWDVEWAEGETRESVMVFIADELPEATIRAGFEALAAD from the coding sequence GTGCAGACGCCTATTCCCGTAACCGTACTCACCGGCTTCCTCGGCGCTGGCAAGACCACTCTGCTCAAGTTCATGCTCAAGGCCGAGCATGGCCTGAAGATCGCCGTGATCGAGAACGAATTCAGCGAGGCCGGCATCGACAGCCAGCTGCTCGGCGACGAGCCGGTGCAGGTGATGACGCTGGCCAACGGCTGCGTGTGCTGCAGCATCCATGGCGACCTGACCCGTGCCCTGTACCTGCTGCTCGAACGCCTGGATGCAGGTGAGATCGCCTTCGACCGCCTGGTGATCGAATGTACCGGCCTGGCCGACCCGGCGCCGGTGGCACAAACCTTCTTCATCGATGAAGAGCTGCGTGAGCGCTATATCCTCGACGGTATCATCACCCTGGTCGATGCCGCCCATGCCGAGCTACACCTGACCCAGGCCATTGCCCAGGCCCAGGTCGGCTTTGCCGATCGCCTGCTGCTGAGCAAGACCGACCTGGTCGAGCCGGCTGTGGTCGAGGCCCTGGGCGAGCGCCTGGCACGCATCAATGGCCGTGCGGCGATCCGCGTGGTCGAGCATGGCCGCATCGACCTGGCGGAACTGCTGGATGTGCGTGGCTTCAACCTCAACCCCGATCTGGGCACGAACCTGAAGCCAGCGTTACGCCCGCTGCTCAAGCCCGCTACCCCGGACCGCATCTCGACGTTGGTGCTGCGCACGCAAACCGCTTTGGACATCGACCGCCTCAGCGACTTCATGAACGAGTTGCTGGAAACCCACGGCAAGCAGCTGTTGCGCTACAAGGGCGTGCTGAACATTGCCGGTGAGGCGCGCAAGCTGGTGTTCCAGGGCGTGCTCAAGCTCTACGGCTTCGATTGGGATGTCGAATGGGCCGAAGGTGAAACCCGCGAAAGCGTGATGGTGTTTATCGCCGACGAACTGCCCGAAGCTACGATTCGGGCTGGGTTCGAGGCGCTGGCTGCGGACTGA
- a CDS encoding PilZ domain-containing protein yields MSDHDERRRFRRIDFDAPTELRQGDRRWPVKLLDVSLKGLLVKRPEPWDADLTQDFDAVIHLDRDVRVQMQVELRHEEPSRLGFICLYIDVESMSHLHRLVELNLADSTEMMRELRELIE; encoded by the coding sequence ATGAGCGATCACGACGAGCGCCGCCGCTTCCGGCGCATCGACTTCGATGCCCCCACCGAACTGCGCCAGGGCGACCGCCGCTGGCCGGTAAAACTGCTGGATGTGTCGCTGAAAGGCCTGCTGGTCAAGCGCCCCGAGCCGTGGGACGCCGACCTGACCCAGGACTTCGATGCGGTCATCCACCTTGACCGCGATGTGCGGGTGCAGATGCAGGTAGAGCTGCGCCATGAGGAACCCTCTCGCCTGGGCTTTATCTGCCTGTACATCGACGTCGAGTCGATGTCCCATTTGCACCGTCTTGTGGAACTGAACCTGGCCGACAGCACCGAAATGATGCGCGAACTGCGTGAATTGATCGAATAA
- a CDS encoding nucleobase:cation symporter-2 family protein, with protein MTTSPSTSPAKRPEDENLGLGANLAYGLQHVLTMYGGIVAVPLILGQAAGLNGAEIGMLIAASLFAGGLATLLQTLGLPFFGCQLPLVQGVSFAGVATMGAILSSEGGGGLPGVLGAVMAASLIGFLITPVFSRITKFFPPLVTGIVITTIGLTLMPVAARWVMGGNSASPEFGSVANIGLAALTFAIVLLLSKLGSATISRLSILLAMVVGTLIAWALGMTDFSKVSEGPIFAFPAPFHFGMPEFHIAAILSMCIVIMVTLVETSADILAVGEIIDTKVDSKRLGNGLRADMASSILAPIFGSFTQSAFAQNVGLVAVTGVKSRYVVATGGVILVVLGLLPIMGRVIAAVPTPVLGGAGIVLFGTVAASGIRTLSKVNYKNNVNLIIVAASLGFGMIPIAAPTFYHHFPNWFETIFHSGISSAAIMAILLNLIFNHFTAGNSENQSVFAAAYERTIQYSDISALRDGDYFKDGKLFDAEGNEVPMLELDEHGNETLRRTPVAEH; from the coding sequence ATGACTACGTCCCCTAGCACGTCTCCCGCCAAGCGCCCCGAGGACGAAAACCTCGGCCTGGGGGCCAACCTGGCTTATGGTCTGCAGCATGTGCTGACCATGTACGGGGGGATCGTTGCGGTACCCCTGATCCTGGGGCAGGCCGCGGGCCTGAACGGCGCCGAAATCGGCATGCTGATCGCCGCTTCGCTGTTTGCCGGTGGCCTGGCCACCCTGCTGCAGACACTGGGCCTGCCATTCTTCGGTTGCCAGCTACCGCTGGTGCAGGGCGTGTCGTTCGCTGGCGTGGCAACCATGGGGGCGATCCTCAGCAGCGAAGGCGGTGGTGGCCTGCCGGGCGTGCTGGGCGCGGTCATGGCCGCGTCGCTGATCGGCTTTCTCATTACCCCGGTGTTTTCGCGCATTACCAAGTTCTTCCCGCCACTGGTGACCGGTATCGTCATCACCACCATCGGCCTGACCCTGATGCCGGTGGCCGCCCGCTGGGTGATGGGCGGCAACAGCGCCTCGCCAGAGTTCGGCAGTGTGGCCAACATCGGTCTGGCAGCGCTGACCTTCGCCATCGTGCTGCTGCTGAGCAAGCTGGGCAGCGCGACCATCTCGCGCCTGTCGATCCTGCTGGCGATGGTGGTCGGCACCCTGATCGCCTGGGCGCTGGGCATGACCGACTTCAGCAAGGTCAGCGAAGGCCCGATATTCGCCTTCCCCGCGCCGTTCCACTTCGGCATGCCGGAGTTCCACATCGCCGCGATCCTGTCGATGTGCATCGTGATCATGGTGACCCTGGTGGAAACCTCGGCCGACATTCTCGCCGTGGGTGAGATCATCGACACCAAGGTCGACTCCAAGCGCCTGGGCAACGGCTTGCGCGCCGACATGGCGTCGAGCATCCTGGCGCCGATCTTCGGTTCGTTCACCCAGAGCGCGTTCGCCCAGAACGTGGGCCTGGTGGCGGTGACCGGGGTAAAGAGCCGCTACGTGGTAGCCACTGGTGGCGTGATCCTGGTGGTGCTCGGCCTGCTACCGATCATGGGCCGGGTGATTGCTGCAGTGCCGACGCCGGTACTGGGTGGCGCGGGCATCGTGCTGTTCGGCACCGTGGCAGCCAGCGGTATCCGCACCCTGTCCAAGGTCAATTACAAGAACAACGTCAACCTGATCATCGTCGCTGCCTCGCTGGGCTTCGGCATGATCCCGATTGCCGCGCCGACCTTCTACCATCACTTCCCGAACTGGTTCGAGACCATCTTCCACTCGGGCATCAGCTCGGCAGCAATCATGGCCATCCTGCTGAACCTGATCTTCAACCACTTCACCGCTGGCAACTCGGAAAACCAGTCGGTGTTCGCTGCTGCCTACGAGCGCACCATCCAGTACTCGGACATTTCAGCGCTGCGTGATGGCGATTACTTCAAGGATGGCAAGCTGTTCGATGCCGAGGGTAATGAAGTGCCGATGCTGGAGCTGGATGAACATGGCAATGAGACGCTCAGGCGCACGCCGGTCGCCGAACATTGA